One region of Pararhizobium qamdonense genomic DNA includes:
- a CDS encoding GntR family transcriptional regulator — MTQSSFSNAKQNHGAAIRNALRHRILQCQLNPGERIVISDLCEEFDVSLGAVREALSGLEGEGLVHAHAKRGFQVVGVSVNDMFDLTQARIEIESACLRLSIGQGDLAWESNLVAALYRLSATPREQSGTVDEMSAAWSEAHANFHIALVAGCRNQTLLGIRQTLFNRAERYRRLSMPVDHDHRDVAVEHDELARSCLDRDAIRACQLMEAHLSRTAMLISEATGRLQLRAE, encoded by the coding sequence ATGACCCAATCGAGCTTCTCAAACGCGAAACAAAACCATGGTGCGGCGATCCGGAACGCCTTGCGGCACCGCATCCTTCAATGCCAGCTCAATCCAGGTGAGCGGATCGTTATCAGCGATCTGTGTGAGGAGTTCGACGTCAGCCTCGGCGCGGTACGCGAGGCCCTGTCGGGGCTTGAAGGGGAAGGGCTTGTACATGCCCATGCGAAGCGCGGTTTTCAGGTCGTCGGTGTCTCGGTTAACGACATGTTCGATCTGACACAGGCAAGAATCGAGATCGAATCGGCCTGCCTGCGACTATCGATCGGTCAAGGCGACCTGGCCTGGGAAAGCAATCTAGTCGCGGCGCTGTACCGGCTCTCCGCAACGCCACGCGAGCAGAGCGGTACAGTGGATGAAATGTCGGCAGCGTGGAGCGAAGCGCACGCAAACTTTCATATCGCCTTGGTAGCTGGCTGTCGCAATCAGACCCTGCTAGGAATCAGGCAGACACTCTTCAATCGAGCAGAACGCTACAGAAGACTGTCGATGCCCGTCGATCATGATCACCGCGACGTCGCTGTCGAGCACGACGAACTCGCCAGGTCTTGCCTCGACCGCGATGCGATACGTGCATGCCAGCTTATGGAAGCGCATCTATCACGTACCGCGATGCTAATCAGCGAGGCGACCGGCCGCCTGCAACTCCGGGCGGAATAG
- a CDS encoding CGNR zinc finger domain-containing protein: MMQQLNSGDLSYRFTANRLCLDFLATKGEVGHRDIERIGTPQAYSSWIAAAGILDRDVFVGPADVADAIRFRELLRSYFSQMARGLAPDQLTIAEINEAARRPSPRFELNKLGVAVAKRADVAGQAALSSVARDVLLLVSENLLGRVKQCSDPTCNMYFLDNSRGNNRIWCATVGRGCGNKAKKRAFRARKREPA, encoded by the coding sequence ATGATGCAGCAACTCAATAGCGGCGACCTGTCCTACCGCTTCACGGCAAACCGGCTCTGCCTCGATTTCCTTGCGACGAAAGGTGAGGTTGGCCACCGGGATATTGAGCGAATTGGCACGCCTCAGGCGTATTCGAGCTGGATTGCAGCCGCAGGCATTCTCGACCGAGACGTTTTCGTCGGACCTGCCGATGTTGCAGATGCCATCCGGTTCCGCGAACTGTTACGCTCCTATTTCAGCCAAATGGCGAGAGGGCTTGCACCTGATCAATTGACCATCGCGGAAATCAACGAGGCTGCTCGCCGTCCAAGTCCACGGTTCGAGTTGAATAAACTGGGCGTTGCGGTAGCCAAGCGCGCGGACGTCGCCGGTCAGGCAGCTTTATCGTCCGTAGCGCGCGATGTGCTCCTATTGGTGTCGGAAAACCTGCTTGGGCGCGTCAAGCAGTGCAGCGACCCGACCTGCAACATGTATTTCCTTGATAACAGCCGAGGGAACAACCGTATCTGGTGCGCTACTGTCGGCCGCGGTTGCGGGAACAAAGCAAAAAAGCGTGCTTTTAGGGCGCGAAAGCGGGAACCGGCTTAA